The Danio rerio strain Tuebingen ecotype United States chromosome 1, GRCz12tu, whole genome shotgun sequence genome includes a region encoding these proteins:
- the LOC103909439 gene encoding B-cell receptor CD22-like isoform X3: MEGDSVTLNCSSNSNPPANFSWFKGNTSVGSRRIFRISKISSDDSGEYKCRARNVHGEKYSDPVTLDVQYPPRNISVSMNRSAVIKEGDSVTLNCSSDSNPPALNFSWFKGETFVGSGRIFNISKISSDDSGEYKCRATNEHGEKYSDPVTLDVQYPPKKVSVSISGSAVIVEGDSVTLSCSSDSNPPALNFSWFKGETLVGSGRIFNISKISSDDSGEYKCRARNEHGEKYSDPVTLNVQYPPRNVSVSITDSGQLWFDSLSLKCISDSNPPALNFSWFKENQSSAVGSGQSFSAVQSGRFYCEAHNPHGAQRSDAVTVTVHQHAVRNISITATAVPILIIIIIVIIVLLIIKKQRSAKSEGLTMMQNDLYSDVPQKVQAHDNPVCDPGLADEAPNETVNPRISAECRDAEEIQYATVQYHKNTPKKKEEEEEQRQCDNTPVQQPDQDHRQENVETVEESVIYSTLK; encoded by the exons cagtgactctgaactgcagcagcaACTCAAACCCTCCTGCAAACTTCAGCTGGTTTAAAGGAAATACATCTGTAGGTTCTAGAAGAATCTTCCGCATCTCCAAGATCAGCTCTGATGACAGTGGAGAATACAAGTGTAGAGCCAGAAATGTACATGGAGAGAAATACTCTGATCCTGTGACTTTAGATGTCCAGT ACCCACCCAGGAACATCTCAGTGTCTATGAACAGATCTGCTGTAATAAAGGAGggagattcagtgactctgaactgcagcagtgactcaaaccctcctgctCTGAACTTCAGCTGGTTTAAAGGAGAAACATTTGTAGGATCTGGAAGAATCTTCAACATCTCCAAGATCAGCTCTGATGACAGTGGAGAATACAAGTGTAGAGCCACAAATGAACATGGAGAGAAATACTCTGATCCTGTGACTTTAGATGTCCAGT ACCCACCTAAAAAGGTCTCAGTGTCCATCAGTGGATCTGCTGTAATAGTGGAGggagattcagtgactctgagctgcagcagcgactcaaaccctcctgctCTGAACTTCAGCTGGTTTAAAGGAGAAACACTTGTAGGATCTGGAAGAATCTTCAACATCTCCAAGATCAGCTCTGATGACAGTGGAGAATACAAGTGTAGAGCCAGAAATGAACATGGAGAGAAATACTCTGATCCTGTGACTTTAAATGTCcaat ATCCTCCCAGGAATGTCTCAGTGTCCATCACTGATTCTGGTCAGCTTTGGTTTGATTCATTGAGTCTGAAGTGCATAAgtgactcaaaccctcctgctCTGAACTTCAGCTGGTTTAAGGAGAATCAAAGCTCAGCTGTTGGATCTGGACAGAGTTTCAGTGCAGTACAGAGTGGACGCTTCTACTGTGAGGCTCACAATCCACATGGAGCTCAGAGATCAGACGCCGTCACTGTCACTG TTCATCAACATGCTGTGAGAAACATCAGCATCACAGCGACAGCTGTACCAatattaatcatcatcattattgtcatcatcgtccTGTTAATAAT AAAGAAACAAAGGAGTGCTAAATCTGAAGGTCTCACAATGATGCAG AATGATCTGTATTCTGATGTGCCACAGAAAGTTCAAGCTCACGACAATCCAGTTTGTGACCCTGGATTAGCCGATGAAGCTCCGAATGAAACTGTGAATCCCAGAATAAGTGCTGAATGCAGAGATGCTGAGGAGATCCAGTACGCCACTGTCCAATATCACAAAAACACACCGAAGAAgaaagaggaagaagaggagcaGCGTCAGTGTGACAACACACCAGTTCAGCAGCCTGATCAAGACCACAG gcAAGAGAATGTGGAAACTGTGGAGGAATCTGTGATTTACAGTACGCTCAAATAA